In the Ostrinia nubilalis chromosome 15, ilOstNubi1.1, whole genome shotgun sequence genome, one interval contains:
- the LOC135079045 gene encoding membrane-bound alkaline phosphatase-like produces MLVLRVAVVLALCACAASDRYHAEPPARAAAAPAPRQAELTKAYWYDEAQAAIEKRARRSAGKGKAKNIVFFLGDGMSIPTLAAARTLLGQRQGRTGEESELSFESFPSVGLSKTYCVNHQIADSACSATAYLCGVKNNYGTLGLTAAVARHDCEASLDASTHLESIAAWAIQDGRDAGVVTNTRITHASPAGLYAKAANRNWERDEQVTAANVNISSCPDIAHQLIHHYPGNEFKVILGGGRREFYPNTIRDEEDSLGRRTDDRNLVEEWFEEKRSRNATYKYLWNRSQLKDALNDPPDYILGLFEDTHIPYHAEANNETEPTLAEMTELAIKTLQRNENGFFLFVESGRIDHAHHANYVELALDETIRLSDAVTVATELLSEEDSLIVVTADHAHVMAFNGYTQRGGSIVGRSDYTGQDGVPYMTISYANGPGARAHTDGVRVDVTAEENFGDLRWRSHAEVPLSSETHGGDDVGVFARGPHHDLFTGVYEQSQLPHLMAYAGCFGPGPHACNAAPVLANTIAFTSLLVVLLAIQRFLYL; encoded by the exons ATGCTGGTGCTACGAGTCGCAGTCGTGCTGGCGCTGTGCGCGTGCGCCGCGAGCGACCGCTACCACGCCGAGccgcccgcgcgcgccgccgccgcgcccgcgccgcgccaaGCCGAGCTCACCAAGGCCTACTGGTACGACGAGGCGCAGGCCGCCATCGAGAAACGCGCACGTCGCTCTGCCGGCAAGGGCAAAGCCAAAAACATAGTTTTCTTCTTGGGGGACGGCATGTCCATACCGACGCTGGCCGCCGCCCGAACGCTGCTTGGACAGAGACAGGGACGTACCGGCGAAGAGAGTGAGCTTTCGTTTGAGTCATTTCCGTCTGTTGGTTTGAGTAAG ACATATTGCGTCAACCATCAGATTGCGGATTCAGCGTGTTCAGCGACGGCGTACCTTTGTGGGGTGAAGAACAACTACGGCACGCTGGGTCTCACGGCTGCAGTTGCGCGTCACGATTGCGAAGCATCTCTCGACGCTAGTACACATTTGGAGTCGATTGCAGCTTGGGCGATCCAGGATGGACGCGATGCAg GTGTAGTGACTAATACGCGCATCACTCACGCGTCGCCCGCGGGCCTGTACGCCAAAGCAGCCAACCGCAACTGGGAGAGAGACGAGCAGGTCACAGCGGCCAACGTAAACATCAGCTCTTGCCCCGACATTGCTCATCAGCTGATACATCATTATCCCGGAAATGAGTTTAAG GTTATATTAGGTGGAGGAAGGCGGGAATTTTACCCAAACACTATCAGGGATGAGGAAGATAGTCTAGGTAGAAGAACTGATGATCGTAATCTGGTTGAAGAATGGTTTGAGGAAAAACGCAGCCGTAATGCTACTTACAAATATCTGTGGAACAGAAGTCAATTGAAGGATGCCCTCAATGATCCACCAGATTACATTTTAGGATTGTTTGAGGACACTCACATTCCATATCATGCAGAGGCAAATAATGAGACAGAACCTACACTAGCCGAGATGACCGAACTGGCAATTAAGACTTTGCAACGCAACGAGAACGGCTTCTTCCTGTTCGTGGAGAGCGGACGCATCGACCACGCACACCACGCCAACTACGTGGAGCTCGCGCTGGACGAGACCATCCGCCTGAGCGACGCCGTGACGGTCGCCACCGAGCTGCTGTCCGAGGAGGACTCGCTCATCGTGGTCACGGCCGACCACGCGCACGTGATGGCCTTCAACGGCTACACGCAGCGCGGCGGCTCCATCGTGGGCCGCTCCGACTACACCGGCCAGGACGGCGTGCCCTACATGACTATCTCTTACGCCAACGGCCCGGGCGCGCGCGCGCATACCGACGGCGTGCGGGTTGACGTTACAGCCGAGGAGAACTTCG gCGATCTCCGCTGGCGATCGCACGCCGAAGTGCCGCTGAGCTCGGAGACGCACGGCGGCGACGACGTGGGCGTGTTCGCGCGCGGGCCGCACCACGACTTGTTCACGGGCGTGTACGAGCAGAGCCAGCTGCCGCACCTCATGGCCTACGCCGGCTGCTTCGGGCCGGGCCCGCACGCCTGCAACGCCGCGCCTGTTCTCGCCAACACGATCGCTTTCACTTCACTCCTGGTCGTTCTACTGGCAATTCAGCGCtttctttatttataa